Genomic DNA from Longimicrobiales bacterium:
ACCATCACGGCCCCCTCGCCGTTCAGGGCCTCGGCGGCGTTCAGCACCAGGTTCTGCACTACCTGCTGCAGCCGGCGCTCATCGCCACGTACGTCCAGCGCGTCGTCCGCGTAGCTCCGGCGCAGCGTTATCCCGGCCACGGCGGGGTGACCGCTCACCTCGATCAGCGCGGCATCAGCGGCAGCACGCATGTCGACGGAAGCCGTGCCGGGTGCCAGCGGCCGTGCGAGTGCGAAAAGATCCTGCACGGACGTGGACAGGTGGCCGATCTGCGCGTTTACACCTTCGAAGAGGTCGCGCGCACGGCCATCCAACGCGTACTCCTGCTCGAGCACGTTCAGCGCGGTGTGCATCGTGGCGAGCGGACGCTTGAACTCGTGCGCCATCTCTGCGGCGAGCTGACCGACTTCGGCCAGCTGCTCCTGCGCCGCAAGCCTGCGACCCTGCTCCTCCGCGAGAGACGATGCCGCATGCTCCCGCTCCATCAGCGTTGTGACCGACGCCTCCAGCTGCCGCAGCTCGTCGCCGCGCGGCGACTCCGCGTGCATCAGCTCTCGCATCCGCTCCAGCGGTTGCACGACTTCGCGCTCCAGCATCAGCCAGATGACGATGGCAACCAGCAGCAGCGACACGAACAGCAGCGCGACGGCAAGGCGGGACCCACGCGTCATCGCACCCTGCAGGGGCTCGAGCGAGAACTCGACTTCGAGGAGGGCGTCGCCGGGGATGCGCAGTGGCATGAACGCGCGGACGCGCGCGTCATCGTCCTCGATGCGGGCGACGCCGGCCGAGCCCAGCGTCGCCGCGTCCGGGAGCCAGAGCCCCGGGCGGCGCTGACCTTCCTCCGACGTGGCCGCGGACGCCACGATCTGCCCGCCGGCAGCGTAGACGCGCGCGCCGGCAACAGCCGACGACGTCGTCAGTCGGCGCAGCACCCGCCGCGCGTCCTCCGTTCGACCAGCGCGCAGCGCCTGCTCCACGGGAACGTGCACCGATGCCGCCGCGAGCAGCGCCTGCGCTTCCGCTGCACTGATCGACTCCGTTTTCCAGTAGCCGAACGAAAGGTAGGTCGTCACGCCCAGCAGAATCGCGCCGACACCGGTGACGGTGACCAGCACCTTGCGGCGCAACGGCAGCGCACGGAGTCGCCTCGTCCAGCTCATCCCTCCCTCATTGCCAGGGCACGGCAGAGCCGTTCGGTCCTGCTCGCCGGCTTCGGCTGTAGCAGGCGGGGCAGCAACGGTGCGCAGCCCGCTACGTCGTGTGTACCGACCCACGTTAGGACTGTGCGCATTTTCGCGCACCCGCAAAGAACGGCGGGCCGCGTGGGGTGATTCCCTACGCGACCCGCCAGCCGGACCAGTCGGCTCGACCCTGTTCTGTCCTCGGAGCTGCGCCCGCTGCCGCGGACGCAGCGCCCTGCATCAGATCGCGACCACTGCCGCGAGCACCGCGACCGCTGCGGCATTGGCCACCAGCGCCGCGCCCAGTCCGCGCTTCCAGTACAGCGTGCCGAAGACCAGTGCGGGCACCACCACCGCCAGCATCAGGTACGCCAGGCCCGCGAAACCCGGGAACCCGACCCCGATCACCGCTGGCAGGTAGAGCACCACCTGCACCGCCGCAGCCGCGACGACCGCGAGGACGGCAGCCTCGGTCCGCGTGAAGCGACGCCGGAGGAGCATCCACGCCACCAGGGTCACCACGCCCAGCCGGAGGAGTACCTCGTCGACCAGCGCCCGACCGGCCGCCACCAGCACCATCGTCAATCCGAACTCCGCCGCGATCGGCGCTGCGATCGGTGCCGCGGCAAACGGTGCTGCGATCAGGCCCAGTGCGACACCCGCGACCAGCCCGACGGCCAGGTCACCGAAGACGCGCGGGTTCTCCTCCGGGCCGACCAGCGGCCGCGGCGCGGGCAGGCCACGCAGGGTGCGCAGTGCGACGACCACGAGCGGCGTCACCAGCCACACCGCCAGCAGCCCGCCGCCGAGCACCGCGCCCAGCGCTGTCGTCCGGACCCGCAGGCCGAAGAAGGCAGGCGCGTCCACGAGCAGCAGCGTGACCAGCGCCACGAACGCCGCTCCGATCAGCACACCACCCGTCCGGCGCTCGGGCCAGCGCACGAGCGCATTCTGCATCGCCTGCCACCCGTACCTTGCCGCAACCGCGACCAGCACGGCTCCGATGGCCCAGCCTGCGCCGCTGCCCGCCAGCGCACCGACCCTCCCGAGATACAGGGCAACCTGCGTCATCGCGATCCAGCCGGTCGGCAGGAAGGCGATCGTTGCGAGCGGAATCGCGTACAGGGCTGCCAGTGCCACGCCCCGCA
This window encodes:
- a CDS encoding HAMP domain-containing sensor histidine kinase, whose amino-acid sequence is MSWTRRLRALPLRRKVLVTVTGVGAILLGVTTYLSFGYWKTESISAAEAQALLAAASVHVPVEQALRAGRTEDARRVLRRLTTSSAVAGARVYAAGGQIVASAATSEEGQRRPGLWLPDAATLGSAGVARIEDDDARVRAFMPLRIPGDALLEVEFSLEPLQGAMTRGSRLAVALLFVSLLLVAIVIWLMLEREVVQPLERMRELMHAESPRGDELRQLEASVTTLMEREHAASSLAEEQGRRLAAQEQLAEVGQLAAEMAHEFKRPLATMHTALNVLEQEYALDGRARDLFEGVNAQIGHLSTSVQDLFALARPLAPGTASVDMRAAADAALIEVSGHPAVAGITLRRSYADDALDVRGDERRLQQVVQNLVLNAAEALNGEGAVMVSVAREGADVVLRVSDNGPGIPAEMIDHVLRPFYTTKPLGTGLGLPLVARIADAHGGTVTIESRTGEGTTVCVRLPALREETGGTG